The genomic region TCAGAAAACTACAGTTACCATGGAAAAGGAAAAGTTGTACCACCTGACGCCGCACTCGCCGACGGGAGTTGGAGTTCCAACAGCTTCGGTCCACTCCCTAAAAAAACAGGCCTACATCGTGAGAAGGCCGAACAAGCGTTATTCTACGTGATGGACGTGTATTATCTCAATGTAACgtatttttaaacatcaaatgACGGATTAAAGCTATATTTGATCAATGTTTTGTCACCACTGGCCGAATAattttggttaaacaaaatgCAATCGCCTGTGTTAGCCGCTAACGCCATCTTTagccaaacaacaaaacaggggCGGTCGAGGGAGGGAGCAGGGAGTGAAGAGGTGGGACGGTTAGATATACGTTGGGACTTGTAGTTCAAATTTCGCTGCCTTTCACCTCCCCTAGTGCATTTCCTCCCTTAAAAAACTACATTCCCCGTGACAATGATAAAGAGAGGCTTGTATTGAGAGCTCCACAGCGTTTAGGGATTGTAGTTTAGTTGGTACACCAAAGAACTTAAAAGCCCATTTGTATCAACTAAAACGGACTACACGTCCCAAGCTGCTACGTGACGTTGTTATAGTCATCGTTTTACTCGATGCGAGAAAACGCATCGGTGCCTCTGAGATGTTGTTAAATTCCACGATAGatacacacaataaataaaaagaactACTTTGGCTgctatttaaatgtgtttaacacCATGGAGGTTATCGAGACAATTGTGATACAAAGTACTGAAGTGGAAGGAAAAGAGACGGTCGTGTCCAGTGTGGACACCGATAAAACCAAAGCAGGTCAGTACACGCAACATTAAGTTAAACAGGTTTCATCCAGTCACCGCATGAAGCGAGGAGGACCCGATGAGTGCGCAGTGTCTGCCTATTGCAGTGATTATGATCATAAACGGTGACTCATTTAATAACAGTGACAGCAACGAGCATTAAAGTCAGTTACATCACCGAGAATTATATGTCTTCTGAAAACTTAATTCAAATTGGACAAGCTGTctcaaataaaattaataaacttaaaaaacaagTGAGAGGTTCTGTGCAAGGTCATATGATTTTTCAACCAATGACATGATgcacttttgttttcctctctagAATTTATATGGACACTACAGGCTACATGGCACCTTGTCAACACCAGACTTGAAATGGACCAGGCTTTTGACCAGCCAGTATGCAAGAAAAAGAAACTTTGGGAGATGGTGGCAGAGAAGGTGAACGCCAAACTAAGGGAGTCAGAGgtcactgatgtcactgtgaagGCGTACGAGTGTGACCTCAAGTGGAGAAACATGCTGGCCACATACAGGAAGAACGCAGAAAGGGCCAAGAGGCTGGGGGTGGCCAGCGTCCACTGGGAGTTCTTCAAGGCCATGCATGAGGTCCTGGGCAAGAGCAGGGAGGAGATCGAAGCCCAGCGAAGGGCCAAACTCAGTGGGACGAGAGTGGGCAAAGCCATAGCCAGCAAGAGGTTTACCCCAATCCTCCCTACACCTCCTGTGACGGCTGCTCCCTGCACCGCCCGGCCTCCACAGGACGTCCTGCAGCTGTACATGGAGCTGCAAGAGAGGAAGATGAACATGTGGGCCCAGCAGAAAGCtctggaggagaggaagatagAGGCTATTAACAACCTGGCCCAGGCCATCTCCAGCCTAGCTCAAAAGAACAGCATTCAGATGACAAAGGATGGACATTAGGCCAGAGGAAACATGAA from Epinephelus moara isolate mb chromosome 18, YSFRI_EMoa_1.0, whole genome shotgun sequence harbors:
- the si:dkey-66i24.7 gene encoding uncharacterized protein si:dkey-66i24.7, with amino-acid sequence MEVIETIVIQSTEVEGKETVVSSVDTDKTKAEFIWTLQATWHLVNTRLEMDQAFDQPVCKKKKLWEMVAEKVNAKLRESEVTDVTVKAYECDLKWRNMLATYRKNAERAKRLGVASVHWEFFKAMHEVLGKSREEIEAQRRAKLSGTRVGKAIASKRFTPILPTPPVTAAPCTARPPQDVLQLYMELQERKMNMWAQQKALEERKIEAINNLAQAISSLAQKNSIQMTKDGH